Proteins from one Amycolatopsis endophytica genomic window:
- a CDS encoding CocE/NonD family hydrolase — protein sequence MNQGPEPAVEMRILHDEPIPMDDGIVLRANVFLPPAEGVYPVVLAVTNYAKDLPFCQGYPDAWENALKIAPELAEETSGKYISFEAVDPEKWVPHGYAVVVVDARGIGRSPGVVNSFSQREAQDYYQAIEWAAAQPWSTGKIGTMGMSYLAVSQWLVAGLQPPHHAGMIAWEAWNDMLRGLSYHGGIPSTFYRSWSDSQVRSVQHGLGARGYRNQFTGTLISGDVELSQEELDANIVDPYVQVMEHPLDDGFYDQRRARWDRIKVPLLSVGSWGSVGVHLRGNSEGFMHAASTRKWLVMRQSQGTFAGMYTSEGVELQRRFFDFVLKGAEDFERTQPKVLLDIRGVGDDVLEQRAENEWPVARTEWTKLYLDVGNLELTEKQPSEQSASYQGFSKAGLTFRTAPMEHDTEILGPQAVKLWASSSTTDADFFVSLRLFDPDGQEVLFHGMADPQVPVTNGWLRGSQRKLDESKSLPFRPYLSHDTVKPLFPGKVYEFDIEIWPTCILVPQGYRLGLTVAGVDFDHGREPVMWGKSGLELRGSSIWPHVDPLRRPAAVYDNEVTLYGGGSRASYLLAAIVPPK from the coding sequence ATGAACCAGGGGCCAGAGCCGGCCGTCGAAATGAGGATCCTGCACGACGAGCCGATCCCGATGGATGACGGCATCGTGTTGCGTGCCAACGTGTTCCTGCCGCCCGCGGAGGGCGTGTATCCCGTGGTCCTCGCGGTCACGAACTACGCGAAGGATCTGCCCTTCTGCCAGGGTTACCCGGACGCCTGGGAGAACGCGCTCAAGATCGCCCCCGAGCTCGCCGAGGAGACGTCGGGGAAATACATCTCCTTCGAGGCGGTGGACCCCGAGAAATGGGTGCCACACGGCTACGCGGTCGTGGTCGTGGACGCCCGTGGCATCGGCCGGTCACCGGGTGTGGTGAACAGTTTCTCGCAGCGCGAGGCGCAGGACTACTACCAGGCGATCGAATGGGCTGCGGCGCAGCCGTGGTCCACCGGCAAGATCGGGACGATGGGGATGTCCTACCTCGCCGTGTCCCAATGGCTGGTCGCCGGTCTCCAGCCGCCGCACCACGCCGGGATGATCGCGTGGGAAGCGTGGAACGACATGCTCCGCGGACTCAGCTATCACGGCGGGATTCCCTCGACGTTCTACCGGAGCTGGTCGGATTCCCAGGTGCGGTCGGTCCAGCACGGACTGGGAGCGCGCGGATACCGCAACCAGTTCACCGGCACGCTGATCTCGGGTGATGTCGAGCTCTCCCAGGAGGAACTCGACGCGAACATCGTCGACCCCTATGTGCAGGTGATGGAGCATCCGCTCGACGACGGCTTCTACGACCAGCGAAGGGCGCGGTGGGACAGGATCAAGGTCCCGCTCCTGTCCGTGGGCAGCTGGGGTTCCGTCGGCGTTCACCTGCGCGGGAATTCCGAGGGTTTCATGCACGCCGCGTCCACGCGGAAGTGGCTGGTGATGCGCCAGTCCCAGGGCACGTTCGCCGGGATGTACACCAGCGAGGGTGTCGAGCTGCAGCGGCGGTTCTTCGACTTCGTGCTCAAGGGTGCGGAGGATTTCGAGCGGACCCAGCCGAAGGTGCTGCTCGACATCCGCGGCGTAGGGGACGACGTCCTCGAACAGCGAGCCGAGAACGAGTGGCCGGTGGCACGCACCGAGTGGACGAAGCTGTACCTCGACGTCGGGAACCTCGAACTGACCGAGAAGCAGCCCAGCGAGCAGAGCGCGAGCTACCAGGGATTCAGCAAGGCGGGCCTGACCTTCCGCACGGCTCCGATGGAGCACGACACGGAGATCCTCGGTCCGCAAGCGGTCAAACTGTGGGCTTCGTCCTCGACCACGGACGCGGACTTCTTCGTCAGCCTCCGGCTTTTCGACCCGGACGGCCAGGAGGTTCTCTTCCACGGTATGGCGGATCCGCAGGTACCGGTCACGAACGGCTGGTTGCGGGGTTCCCAGCGCAAACTGGACGAGTCGAAGAGCCTGCCGTTCCGCCCCTACCTCAGTCACGACACGGTGAAGCCGCTCTTTCCTGGCAAGGTCTACGAGTTCGACATCGAAATCTGGCCCACCTGCATCCTGGTCCCGCAGGGTTACCGGCTCGGTCTGACCGTCGCCGGTGTCGATTTCGATCACGGCCGTGAGCCCGTCATGTGGGGAAAGTCGGGACTCGAGTTGCGTGGTTCGTCGATCTGGCCGCACGTCGACCCGCTCCGCAGGCCGGCAGCGGTCTACGACAACGAGGTCACGCTGTACGGTGGCGGTAGCCGGGCGTCGTACCTGCTGGCCGCGATCGTTCCCCCGAAGTAG
- a CDS encoding AMP-binding protein: MTDELLDRQLEQAAASRGSRTAIVDGAHRLTYADLFRRVESLAHAMRERGIGPGDVVSFQLPNWWEASVVHFATIRLGAVSNPLVPILRHRELEFMLRQADSKMLFVPSRHRGFDYAALASRLCHELPSLEAMVVVRGAHGRALTFDGLLEAGAPFAEPAGATGRSADDPALLMYTSGTESRPKGVVHSHNGLVYENRTMIVRYALSDRDAVFMPSPVTHISGLLYGIHLPVALRTKVALLDQWRPERGRDLVSAENCTFTVGATPFLNGLVDAEPEDGSGSSLRYFVCGGADVPPHLVRLADEKLKCVVVRAYGSTEFPTLSAGSPGDSVERRANTDGQIIGAAEARVMTDDGTVAPPGVAGDLYVRGPEAFLGYLDAKDTEAAIGPDGWISTGDQAVVDTEGYVRITGRTKDIILRGGENISAKEVEEILGEHPAIREVAVVAMPDEVLTEKACAFVVPRPGAALGLGDVVRYLESTGTARQKFPERLELVESLPKTASGKVQKVILRQMVKERLAAEQAASRTGS; this comes from the coding sequence TTGACCGATGAACTGCTGGATCGGCAGCTTGAACAGGCGGCCGCGTCCCGCGGATCGCGGACCGCGATCGTCGACGGTGCGCATCGGCTGACCTACGCCGATCTGTTCCGCCGGGTCGAGAGCCTGGCGCACGCGATGCGGGAGCGGGGCATCGGCCCGGGTGATGTGGTCTCGTTCCAGCTTCCGAACTGGTGGGAAGCATCGGTGGTGCATTTCGCCACCATTCGCCTCGGTGCGGTCAGCAATCCCCTCGTCCCGATCCTGCGGCACCGGGAGCTCGAGTTCATGCTGCGGCAGGCGGACTCGAAGATGTTGTTCGTCCCTTCGAGACACCGGGGATTCGATTACGCGGCACTGGCGAGCAGGCTCTGCCACGAGCTGCCCTCGCTCGAGGCGATGGTGGTGGTGCGAGGTGCGCACGGCCGGGCCCTGACGTTCGACGGCTTGCTGGAGGCGGGCGCGCCGTTCGCGGAGCCGGCCGGGGCGACCGGTAGGTCCGCGGACGATCCGGCCCTGTTGATGTACACGTCCGGTACGGAATCCCGGCCCAAAGGTGTCGTGCACAGCCACAACGGACTCGTCTACGAGAACCGGACCATGATCGTACGGTACGCGCTCTCGGACCGGGACGCCGTTTTCATGCCCTCGCCGGTGACGCACATTTCGGGTCTTCTCTACGGGATCCACCTGCCGGTCGCGCTGCGGACGAAGGTCGCGCTGCTCGATCAGTGGCGGCCCGAGCGGGGTCGCGACCTCGTCAGCGCCGAGAACTGCACGTTCACCGTGGGTGCCACGCCGTTCCTCAACGGCCTCGTCGACGCCGAGCCCGAGGACGGCTCCGGCAGCTCGTTGCGCTACTTCGTGTGCGGCGGGGCGGATGTACCGCCGCACCTGGTCCGGCTGGCCGACGAGAAGCTGAAGTGTGTGGTCGTTCGTGCCTACGGCTCCACCGAGTTCCCGACGCTGTCCGCGGGCAGTCCCGGTGACTCCGTGGAGCGTCGCGCGAACACCGACGGCCAGATCATCGGAGCGGCGGAAGCACGCGTCATGACGGATGACGGCACGGTGGCGCCACCAGGGGTTGCCGGCGACCTGTACGTGCGTGGCCCCGAAGCGTTCCTCGGCTATCTGGACGCGAAGGACACCGAGGCGGCGATCGGTCCTGACGGCTGGATCAGCACCGGTGATCAGGCCGTCGTCGACACGGAGGGCTACGTCCGCATCACGGGCCGGACCAAGGACATCATCCTTCGTGGCGGTGAGAACATCAGCGCGAAAGAGGTGGAGGAAATCCTCGGCGAACATCCGGCCATCCGGGAGGTCGCCGTTGTCGCGATGCCCGACGAGGTCCTCACCGAGAAGGCGTGCGCCTTCGTCGTGCCCCGGCCCGGCGCCGCACTCGGCCTCGGCGACGTCGTCCGCTACCTGGAGTCCACCGGCACCGCGCGCCAGAAGTTCCCCGAGCGACTGGAACTCGTCGAGTCGCTCCCCAAGACGGCCAGCGGAAAAGTTCAGAAGGTGATCCTCCGGCAGATGGTGAAAGAACGCCTCGCCGCCGAGCAGGCGGCGTCGCGCACCGGCAGTTGA
- a CDS encoding LLM class flavin-dependent oxidoreductase, whose product MIEFGLLYDWRNPPRPQWFTPWQRFYREGFEHIAEMERRGVDIISFGEHHGDVDGFNPHIVESLVMAADRTSRVSLGTNIIQLPYYHPVMLAERLAFVDIMSGGRLKALGLGQIGSPWDVEMEMLGVNTKHRPSLLEEGLELLRRCWTEDEPFDYEGKRYQGKHITITPKPLQKPSPRMQVVGVSEASADRVARMGFDIGGPGGFFDGLTSKERWDAWLPMWQEVCARYDRDPDDVNISVFGQCFVTDDPERAAALHGDAVEYCLTWESRPSIHVYSDESLRHGGDKGLITGIDLRKTFMTPEEAIAEFRATHEKRAPDQFLLIATRPGMTWEQAAEYHGNFVDKVLPHLQDLPTRRPSEGASAQGPGGR is encoded by the coding sequence ATGATCGAGTTCGGCTTGTTGTACGACTGGCGCAACCCTCCCCGCCCGCAGTGGTTCACACCGTGGCAGCGGTTCTACCGGGAGGGCTTCGAGCACATCGCCGAGATGGAGCGCAGGGGCGTGGACATCATCAGTTTCGGCGAGCATCACGGGGATGTCGACGGCTTCAACCCGCACATCGTGGAATCGCTGGTCATGGCGGCGGACCGGACCAGCAGGGTGTCACTGGGTACGAACATCATCCAGCTGCCCTACTACCACCCGGTGATGCTGGCCGAGCGCCTGGCGTTCGTCGACATCATGTCCGGGGGCAGGCTGAAGGCACTGGGGCTGGGACAGATCGGCTCGCCCTGGGATGTCGAGATGGAAATGCTCGGTGTGAACACCAAACACCGGCCGAGCCTGCTGGAAGAGGGGCTCGAGCTGCTGCGCCGCTGCTGGACGGAGGACGAGCCCTTCGACTACGAGGGAAAACGCTACCAGGGCAAGCACATCACGATCACTCCCAAGCCCCTGCAGAAACCGAGCCCTCGCATGCAGGTCGTCGGCGTGAGCGAGGCATCGGCCGATCGCGTCGCGCGCATGGGGTTCGACATCGGCGGGCCTGGCGGCTTCTTCGACGGCCTGACCTCGAAGGAACGGTGGGACGCGTGGCTGCCCATGTGGCAGGAGGTGTGCGCCCGCTACGACCGCGACCCCGACGACGTGAACATCTCGGTGTTCGGACAGTGCTTCGTCACCGACGACCCGGAGCGCGCGGCGGCACTTCACGGTGACGCTGTCGAATACTGCCTGACGTGGGAGTCGCGACCGTCGATCCACGTGTACTCGGACGAGAGCCTCCGCCACGGCGGCGACAAGGGGTTGATCACGGGGATCGATCTGCGGAAGACCTTCATGACGCCGGAAGAGGCGATCGCCGAGTTCCGCGCCACCCACGAGAAGCGGGCTCCCGACCAGTTCCTGCTGATCGCGACACGCCCCGGGATGACGTGGGAACAGGCAGCCGAGTATCACGGCAACTTCGTCGACAAGGTCCTGCCGCACCTGCAGGATCTGCCGACCCGTCGCCCCTCCGAAGGGGCCTCGGCGCAGGGGCCGGGCGGTCGATGA
- a CDS encoding acyl-CoA dehydrogenase: MPVNDFAREFETAAVELLEAQMARAPIREELEKSGWSESLWTSLVDAGWLDVMLPDALGGLDLGFQQIAGVFTAAGRYLVPGPLFDNAVAVPLIAGRASRAEHLLGLIAGRTRISLADGAAGCQAMGTRPSIRDGKLFGAVDLVRLGGAVDHLMVVVEDPGPTLVMADVAAKGLTLHRRHSFAPSVECASVDFDGSEFEPLFQDGPGGRARAAAAVTELRDAARLSFACEAAGTARHLLDSAVRYAKEREQFGRPIGSFQSIQHLLAALTTRQTTLEAACEQGLASWDSEPSRRHVDAATAKAIAADVGRVVGEGALQVHGGIAFTREFPLHRWHVHGLGLQGLYGDQRVIATELGNLLVGKDLALW; this comes from the coding sequence ATGCCGGTGAATGACTTTGCCAGAGAATTCGAGACCGCGGCCGTCGAGTTGCTGGAAGCCCAGATGGCCCGCGCCCCGATTCGCGAGGAGCTGGAAAAGTCCGGATGGAGCGAGTCGCTGTGGACCTCGCTGGTCGACGCGGGCTGGCTGGACGTGATGCTCCCTGACGCCCTCGGCGGACTTGATCTCGGATTCCAGCAGATCGCCGGCGTCTTCACCGCCGCGGGCAGGTACCTGGTGCCGGGCCCGCTCTTCGACAACGCCGTCGCGGTGCCGCTCATCGCGGGCCGGGCGAGCAGAGCCGAGCATCTGCTGGGCCTCATCGCCGGCAGGACGAGAATTTCCCTCGCCGACGGCGCGGCCGGATGCCAGGCGATGGGCACCAGGCCCTCCATTCGCGACGGCAAGCTGTTCGGAGCCGTGGATCTGGTGCGGCTCGGTGGTGCCGTCGACCACCTCATGGTGGTCGTCGAGGATCCGGGACCGACACTCGTGATGGCCGATGTCGCCGCGAAGGGACTGACCCTGCACCGCCGTCACTCGTTCGCCCCTTCGGTCGAATGCGCGTCCGTCGATTTCGACGGTTCGGAGTTCGAGCCGCTTTTCCAGGATGGTCCGGGCGGGAGAGCACGTGCGGCGGCCGCTGTCACCGAACTCCGTGACGCCGCGCGCCTGTCGTTCGCGTGTGAGGCGGCAGGGACCGCGCGGCACCTGCTGGACAGTGCTGTCCGTTATGCGAAGGAACGAGAGCAGTTCGGCCGCCCGATCGGGTCATTCCAGTCCATCCAGCACCTCCTGGCCGCTCTGACGACCAGGCAGACAACGCTGGAGGCGGCCTGTGAGCAGGGCCTCGCCTCATGGGATTCGGAACCATCACGCCGCCACGTCGACGCCGCGACGGCCAAGGCGATCGCCGCCGACGTGGGTCGCGTGGTGGGGGAGGGGGCCCTGCAGGTACACGGCGGCATCGCTTTCACGCGTGAGTTCCCGCTCCATCGATGGCATGTGCACGGTCTTGGCCTGCAGGGGCTGTACGGCGATCAGCGCGTGATCGCGACGGAGCTGGGAAACCTCCTCGTCGGCAAGGATCTCGCGCTCTGGTAG
- a CDS encoding acyl-CoA dehydrogenase family protein: MTSPAPVEPQALEAYRLNARSWLADSAPPPLSQDYRLRTEVLREWHSTLYRSGWVGIDWPSEHGGQGLSLEHALIFIEESARAGAPQPFGAIGLHVVGPTLLRYGTRQQLERFVEPLLSGAEIWCQGFSEPDAGSDLASLRTRAAVENDGFVLTGQKIWTSWADDADWCAVLARTDPDRPKHKGISYLLVDMHAPGVTVRPITQITGDAEFCEVFFEDVRVPRSNLLGPLHGGWELAMHTLGHERSGYALRRRAELEVSYRNLLESVRREDSDSDVAAAIGAAYITLSGLSALSRRAVRRARDGEIPSPWDSVDKLALAKGEQHLSGTALDLLGAHRAAPLTRGTSLDGEQIVKDYLHGRAASVYGGSEQIQLTIVAERLLGLPRAR, from the coding sequence ATGACGTCGCCGGCCCCGGTCGAGCCGCAGGCACTGGAGGCGTACCGGCTCAACGCGCGAAGCTGGCTCGCCGACTCGGCACCGCCCCCTCTTTCGCAGGACTACCGGCTCAGGACCGAGGTGCTCCGGGAGTGGCACAGCACGCTGTACCGATCGGGATGGGTGGGCATCGACTGGCCATCGGAACACGGTGGGCAGGGCCTCTCGCTCGAACACGCCTTGATCTTCATCGAGGAGTCCGCCCGCGCCGGTGCTCCCCAGCCCTTCGGGGCGATCGGTCTGCACGTCGTCGGCCCGACTCTGCTCAGGTACGGAACGAGGCAGCAGCTGGAGCGCTTCGTCGAGCCGCTGTTGTCGGGTGCGGAGATCTGGTGCCAGGGTTTCTCGGAACCGGACGCGGGCTCTGACCTCGCGTCGCTGCGCACGCGCGCCGCCGTCGAGAACGACGGGTTCGTGCTCACGGGTCAAAAGATCTGGACCAGCTGGGCAGACGACGCCGACTGGTGCGCGGTGCTCGCGCGAACGGATCCCGATCGGCCCAAACACAAGGGCATCAGCTACCTGCTGGTGGACATGCACGCGCCGGGGGTGACCGTCCGCCCGATCACGCAGATCACGGGCGACGCCGAATTCTGCGAGGTCTTCTTCGAAGACGTGCGGGTTCCGCGCTCGAACCTCCTGGGACCCCTGCACGGCGGATGGGAACTGGCGATGCACACACTGGGCCACGAGCGCAGTGGATACGCTCTACGACGTCGCGCCGAGCTCGAGGTCTCCTACCGGAATCTGCTGGAGTCGGTTCGCCGGGAAGATTCGGACTCCGACGTGGCCGCGGCGATCGGCGCCGCCTACATCACCCTGAGCGGCCTGTCGGCTCTTTCGCGTCGTGCCGTGCGGCGAGCGAGGGACGGCGAGATACCTTCGCCATGGGATTCGGTCGACAAGCTGGCACTCGCGAAGGGCGAGCAGCATCTGTCCGGCACAGCACTGGATCTGCTCGGTGCGCATCGAGCGGCTCCACTGACCCGTGGCACATCGCTCGACGGAGAGCAGATCGTCAAAGACTACCTGCACGGTCGCGCCGCGTCGGTCTACGGCGGCTCCGAACAGATCCAGCTCACGATCGTCGCGGAACGACTGCTCGGACTTCCGAGGGCGAGGTGA
- a CDS encoding enoyl-CoA hydratase-related protein, whose translation MTRTSPRRTPPNGSRARCRLLVKPLEESTMTGFTNLTFTVSDRIATVLLNRPPVNAVTQQMYREITEFFSTADEVADAVVLSGAGRHFCGGNDLDEFATLTPENSDARMEVVRTAFFAIQDCAVPVIGAVNGTAVGTGLAIAASCDFVIAADDARLGTPEIGVGVMGGARHLARLVPEPWVRCMYLTGDPLPASALRALGGIVDVCSSEDLIATAQDWARRIVRHSGAAIRMAKRSLKEIETMDIKAGYTFEQGLTREFSGHPDSREAVRALLERRSPEFGRAT comes from the coding sequence GTGACACGAACATCGCCGCGGCGCACGCCGCCGAATGGTTCAAGAGCACGTTGTCGTCTTCTTGTGAAACCGCTTGAGGAATCCACGATGACCGGCTTCACAAATCTGACCTTCACCGTATCGGACAGGATCGCGACCGTTCTGCTGAACCGTCCTCCGGTGAACGCGGTGACACAACAGATGTATCGCGAGATCACCGAGTTCTTCTCCACCGCCGACGAGGTGGCCGACGCGGTCGTGTTGTCGGGGGCGGGCAGGCACTTTTGCGGTGGCAACGACCTCGACGAGTTCGCGACGCTGACTCCGGAGAACTCGGATGCACGGATGGAGGTCGTCCGCACGGCGTTCTTCGCGATCCAAGATTGCGCGGTTCCGGTCATCGGAGCCGTCAACGGCACAGCGGTGGGTACCGGGCTGGCGATCGCGGCATCCTGCGACTTCGTGATCGCCGCGGACGACGCGCGCCTCGGTACCCCGGAGATCGGAGTCGGGGTGATGGGGGGAGCGCGGCATCTGGCCCGTCTGGTGCCGGAGCCGTGGGTCCGGTGCATGTATCTCACCGGGGACCCGCTGCCCGCATCGGCTCTCCGTGCACTGGGCGGGATCGTCGACGTGTGCAGCTCGGAGGACCTGATCGCGACAGCGCAGGACTGGGCGAGGCGCATTGTGCGCCACAGTGGTGCCGCGATCCGGATGGCGAAGCGATCTCTCAAAGAAATCGAGACCATGGACATCAAGGCGGGATACACCTTCGAGCAAGGGCTGACCAGAGAGTTCTCCGGGCACCCCGATTCCAGGGAGGCCGTCCGGGCCCTGCTGGAGCGCCGTTCGCCCGAGTTCGGGAGGGCCACATGA
- a CDS encoding alpha/beta hydrolase yields MLERRVEFHSEGDTIVGTLYRPDGREGPLPTVIGAGGWCYTKEIVLPHVARIAGRDDVQFLAFDYRGFGESGGQRRQHIDPWAQIQDYRNAVTFAERLDEVDENALGAFGISYSGGHVLILAAIEPRLKAFVSVLPVVDGYTTLKRCHGEIDFRLLEDELLQDLRNRFDGKGGTKAMSSLTPHQDRPTWPYPQAYEVFKVLKETEAPLHEHWSTTESTEQLLNYSVFPYLPRIIERSVMMIVASGDNITSIDLEVDAFNRIPSPDKSLKVLPAAGHMSLYSDRRDTNIAAAHAAEWFKSTLSSSCETA; encoded by the coding sequence GTGTTGGAGCGCAGGGTCGAGTTTCACAGTGAAGGAGACACGATTGTCGGTACCCTCTACCGGCCGGACGGCCGCGAGGGGCCGTTGCCGACCGTGATCGGTGCCGGCGGCTGGTGCTACACCAAGGAGATCGTGCTCCCGCACGTCGCCAGGATCGCCGGGCGCGATGACGTGCAGTTCCTGGCATTCGACTACCGCGGCTTCGGCGAGAGCGGGGGGCAACGCAGGCAGCACATCGATCCGTGGGCCCAGATTCAGGACTACCGCAACGCCGTGACCTTCGCGGAGCGGCTCGACGAGGTGGATGAGAACGCGCTGGGCGCGTTCGGCATCTCCTACAGTGGCGGTCACGTGCTGATACTGGCGGCGATCGAGCCCCGCCTGAAAGCCTTCGTGTCCGTGCTTCCCGTCGTCGACGGTTACACCACCCTGAAGCGCTGCCACGGTGAGATCGACTTCCGGTTGCTCGAAGACGAGCTTCTCCAGGACCTCCGCAACCGTTTCGACGGCAAGGGCGGTACGAAGGCCATGTCGTCGTTGACACCGCACCAGGACCGGCCGACCTGGCCCTATCCGCAGGCGTACGAGGTGTTCAAGGTGCTCAAGGAAACGGAAGCGCCACTGCACGAGCACTGGAGTACCACCGAGTCCACGGAGCAGCTTCTCAACTACAGCGTTTTTCCCTACCTGCCAAGGATCATCGAGCGTTCGGTGATGATGATCGTCGCCTCGGGCGACAACATCACCTCGATCGACCTCGAGGTCGACGCGTTCAACCGCATCCCGTCGCCCGACAAGTCGCTCAAGGTGCTTCCCGCCGCGGGCCACATGAGTCTCTACTCGGACCGTCGTGACACGAACATCGCCGCGGCGCACGCCGCCGAATGGTTCAAGAGCACGTTGTCGTCTTCTTGTGAAACCGCTTGA
- a CDS encoding sigma-54-dependent Fis family transcriptional regulator, which produces MTRAATQQRTIELARRRFLAGEGADGSVRDTILRSWARCRAAGVNPTGPIELPHRGQADPDSAFLRAVRSVVEPIFAEMHTDAVAVLVSDAQGQLLGRWASARRLLGALDSVAAAPGYDCGEQLAGTTALGTVLEEQHPVAVRGAEHFSEIYHHLSAFGAPIIHPVSGTLEGAIDFVSASADASDLMMPLVIRAAREIGTRLLSGYAAADRALLDGYLRADRRGYRRPIIAVNDRLLITNPLAGDLLGGVDRRLVQEKIERALADGRRKVVLCEGELPVYATIQKIEAGDGFAGAVVQLRAAEQEPSRRARRSAESPLSEALPGRSAVWRRFAREAAHALKTRQHTLLVGETGAGKLTCARRFSSVAGGTGDSTVDVSEVISRSPGSWLAELAELAELAERASNGAVPLVLTHLDRVEEPALAALCSWMDGPGEPAWIIGTFTTGSPRPTAPALLAARFPHVLEVPPLRDRPEDIPELIDAIAATTGPAGLRVDDAVKRTLSSFDWPGNIRQLHGAVEAAHRAGGGAWIRLSDLPLQFRTPRHKRVLSRLEQAERDAVIAALQAANGNKKAAAADLGISRATLYRRLAALDLA; this is translated from the coding sequence ATGACGAGAGCAGCCACGCAGCAGCGAACGATCGAGCTGGCTCGCCGGCGATTCCTGGCCGGCGAGGGCGCGGACGGTAGCGTCCGGGACACGATCCTGCGCTCGTGGGCGCGGTGCAGGGCAGCCGGGGTCAACCCCACGGGCCCGATCGAGCTTCCTCATCGCGGTCAGGCGGACCCGGACAGTGCGTTCCTCCGTGCGGTACGCAGTGTGGTCGAACCGATATTCGCCGAGATGCACACCGATGCCGTCGCGGTGCTCGTGAGCGATGCCCAGGGTCAGCTGCTGGGGCGATGGGCGAGCGCCCGGCGCCTGCTCGGCGCTCTCGACAGCGTGGCCGCCGCACCCGGCTACGACTGCGGGGAGCAACTCGCCGGAACAACGGCGCTCGGAACGGTCCTCGAAGAACAACATCCCGTTGCCGTCAGGGGAGCGGAACACTTCTCCGAGATCTACCACCACCTGTCCGCGTTCGGAGCGCCGATCATCCACCCCGTCTCCGGCACCTTGGAGGGGGCGATCGACTTCGTGTCCGCGTCCGCGGACGCTTCCGACCTCATGATGCCCCTGGTCATCCGTGCGGCACGCGAGATAGGCACACGCTTGCTCTCGGGCTATGCCGCGGCCGATCGAGCACTGCTCGACGGCTACCTGCGAGCGGACCGGCGCGGTTACCGTCGTCCGATCATCGCCGTGAACGATCGCCTGCTGATCACCAACCCGCTGGCGGGTGACCTACTGGGCGGTGTCGACCGGCGGTTGGTGCAGGAGAAGATCGAACGTGCGCTCGCGGACGGCAGGCGGAAGGTCGTCCTGTGCGAGGGTGAGCTGCCGGTGTACGCCACGATCCAGAAGATCGAGGCCGGGGACGGTTTCGCGGGAGCGGTCGTCCAGCTGCGCGCGGCCGAGCAGGAGCCGTCGCGGCGAGCTCGCCGGTCCGCGGAGTCGCCGTTGTCGGAGGCGTTGCCGGGCAGAAGCGCGGTGTGGCGACGGTTTGCGCGGGAAGCCGCCCACGCGTTGAAGACGAGGCAGCACACGCTGCTCGTCGGTGAGACCGGTGCGGGCAAGCTGACCTGTGCGCGACGGTTCTCCTCGGTCGCGGGCGGCACCGGGGACTCGACGGTCGACGTCAGCGAGGTGATCAGCAGGTCGCCGGGCTCATGGCTCGCCGAACTCGCCGAACTCGCCGAACTCGCCGAAAGAGCTTCGAACGGCGCGGTGCCACTGGTGCTGACCCACCTCGACAGGGTCGAGGAGCCCGCGCTCGCTGCGCTGTGTTCCTGGATGGACGGCCCCGGCGAACCGGCATGGATCATCGGGACGTTCACCACCGGTTCACCTCGCCCCACCGCGCCCGCATTGCTGGCAGCTCGCTTCCCTCACGTGCTCGAGGTGCCTCCGCTGCGCGACCGGCCCGAGGACATCCCGGAACTCATCGACGCCATCGCCGCCACCACCGGTCCCGCGGGCCTTCGCGTCGACGACGCGGTCAAACGAACACTGTCCTCGTTCGACTGGCCAGGAAACATCCGTCAACTCCACGGTGCCGTCGAGGCGGCCCACCGTGCGGGTGGCGGGGCCTGGATCCGCCTCAGCGACCTGCCCCTGCAGTTCAGAACGCCGAGGCACAAAAGGGTGTTGTCGAGGCTGGAACAGGCCGAGCGTGACGCGGTCATCGCGGCGCTGCAGGCCGCGAACGGCAACAAGAAGGCCGCCGCGGCCGATCTCGGGATCTCGAGAGCGACGCTCTACCGGCGCCTTGCCGCGCTCGATCTGGCTTGA